From a single Nymphaea colorata isolate Beijing-Zhang1983 chromosome 4, ASM883128v2, whole genome shotgun sequence genomic region:
- the LOC116253364 gene encoding uncharacterized protein LOC116253364 isoform X1 yields MGDLYALDFDGVLCDSCGESSLSALKAAKIRWPNLFVDVDVETEEWIVDQMHLVRPVVETGYENVLLVRLLLETRKPTVQKSSVASGLTIDAILESWLRLKPIIMEEWNEDRDALIELFGKVRDEWIEHDFAGWINANRFYPGIADALRFSSSKLYIVTTKQSRFADALLRELAGVEIPSQRIFGLGTGPKVEVLKQLQNKPENMGLTLHFVEDRLATLKNVIKEPDLGKWNLYLGKWGYNTEKERQEAEGILRIRLLELSDFSKKLK; encoded by the exons atggGTGATCTTTATGCGCTTGATTTTGACGGAGTTCTCTGTGACAGCTGCGGAGAGAGCTCCCTGTCCGCCCTCAAG GCTGCTAAAATAAGATGGCCTAACCTCTTTGTCGACGTAGATGTTGAGACTGAAGAATGGATCGTTGATCAAATGCATCTG GTTCGACCTGTGGTGGAAACTGGATATGAAAATGTTTTACTTGTTCGATTGCTGCTGGAAACTCGGAAACCCACAGTTCAAAAGTCATCA GTTGCTTCTGGACTCACGATTGATGCTATATTGGAGAGCTGGTTAAGACTGAAACCTATAATCATGGAGGAGTGGAATGAGGACAGGGATGCACTTATAGAACTATTTGGAAAAGTCAGGGATGAATGGATAGAACATGATTTTGCTGGATGGATTAATGCTAACAG ATTTTATCCAGGAATTGCAGACGCTCTTAGATTTTCAAGCTCAAAGCTTTACATAGTTACTACCAAACAG AGCAGATTTGCTGATGCATTGCTGCGTGAGTTGGCCGGAGTAGAAATCCCATCACAAAGGATATTTGGATTGGGAACGGG ACCAAAAGTGGAGGTGCTAAAGCAGCTGCAGAATAAGCCAGAAAATATGGGACTGACACTTCA CTTTGTGGAAGACCGCCTTGCAACTTTGAAGAATGTCATCAAGGAACCTGATTTGGGCAAGTGGAATTTATATTTGG GAAAGTGGGGATACAACACAGAGAAAGAAAGGCAGGAAGCTGAAGGCATTCTCAGAATTCGTTTGTTGGAACTATCCGACTTCAGTAAGAAGCTGAAATAG
- the LOC116253363 gene encoding protein SRC2-like encodes MASRFPLELELTVSSAKDLKNVNWRYGDLEPYVVAWVDPDSKLTTKVDDQNDTCPVWNEKLTIPVRAPCLEDAVLSIDVVHTNASGETKPLIGSARLHLKEVVDEVGFNERYTKSLKLKRPSGRPQGKLEVKVTVYEIRYPAPSPYPHPQPYGQTTSRDYQPTHPYTGYGAPPPPYGAPPAGYPGAYGSGYGYNAPQQQYYGGYDSGYGNGAAAPVPATSAPPAKKGGKYGGVGTGLAVGAVAGVLGGLALAGGANYVEDKIADKVSDRVGDDFGGDYDDDY; translated from the coding sequence ATGGCGTCCCGGTTCCCTCTGGAATTGGAGCTCACCGTGTCCTCGGCCAAGGACCTCAAGAACGTCAATTGGCGCTACGGCGACCTCGAGCCCTACGTCGTGGCGTGGGTCGACCCGGACTCCAAGCTCACCACCAAGGTCGACGACCAGAACGACACATGCCCCGTCTGGAACGAGAAGCTGACCATCCCGGTTCGCGCCCCATGCCTTGAGGACGCAGTCCTATCGATCGACGTCGTCCACACCAACGCTTCCGGCGAGACCAAGCCGCTCATCGGCTCCGCTCGGCTCCACCTCAAGGAGGTCGTCGACGAGGTCGGCTTCAACGAGCGGTACACCAAGTCGCTCAAGCTCAAGCGGCCGTCGGGCCGGCCGCAAGGGAAGCTCGAGGTCAAGGTCACCGTGTACGAGATCCGGTACCCGGCCCCTAGCCCATACCCGCACCCGCAGCCGTATGGCCAAACGACGAGTAGAGATTATCAGCCGACTCATCCATACACCGGATATGGGGCACCTCCACCTCCATATGGTGCGCCACCAGCAGGATACCCTGGAGCGTATGGAAGCGGGTACGGATACAATGCTCCACAACAGCAATATTACGGTGGATACGATTCAGGATACGGGAACGGAGCTGCGGCGCCGGTGCCGGCAACGTCGGCACCACCGGCTAAGAAGGGAGGCAAGTATGGGGGCGTGGGAACGGGGCTGGCTGTTGGAGCAGTGGCCGGAGTGCTGGGAGGGCTGGCGTTGGCTGGGGGAGCCAACTATGTTGAGGACAAGATCGCCGACAAGGTTTCAGACAGGGTTGGTGATGACTTTGGTGGTGACTATGATGATGATTACTAG
- the LOC116253364 gene encoding uncharacterized protein LOC116253364 isoform X2, whose amino-acid sequence MGDLYALDFDGVLCDSCGESSLSALKAAKIRWPNLFVDVDVETEEWIVDQMHLVRPVVETGYENVLLVRLLLETRKPTVQKSSVASGLTIDAILESWLRLKPIIMEEWNEDRDALIELFGKVRDEWIEHDFAGWINANRFYPGIADALRFSSSKLYIVTTKQSRFADALLRELAGVEIPSQRIFGLGTGPKVEVLKQLQNKPENMGLTLHFVEDRLATLKNVIKEPDLGKWNLYLVGIQHRERKAGS is encoded by the exons atggGTGATCTTTATGCGCTTGATTTTGACGGAGTTCTCTGTGACAGCTGCGGAGAGAGCTCCCTGTCCGCCCTCAAG GCTGCTAAAATAAGATGGCCTAACCTCTTTGTCGACGTAGATGTTGAGACTGAAGAATGGATCGTTGATCAAATGCATCTG GTTCGACCTGTGGTGGAAACTGGATATGAAAATGTTTTACTTGTTCGATTGCTGCTGGAAACTCGGAAACCCACAGTTCAAAAGTCATCA GTTGCTTCTGGACTCACGATTGATGCTATATTGGAGAGCTGGTTAAGACTGAAACCTATAATCATGGAGGAGTGGAATGAGGACAGGGATGCACTTATAGAACTATTTGGAAAAGTCAGGGATGAATGGATAGAACATGATTTTGCTGGATGGATTAATGCTAACAG ATTTTATCCAGGAATTGCAGACGCTCTTAGATTTTCAAGCTCAAAGCTTTACATAGTTACTACCAAACAG AGCAGATTTGCTGATGCATTGCTGCGTGAGTTGGCCGGAGTAGAAATCCCATCACAAAGGATATTTGGATTGGGAACGGG ACCAAAAGTGGAGGTGCTAAAGCAGCTGCAGAATAAGCCAGAAAATATGGGACTGACACTTCA CTTTGTGGAAGACCGCCTTGCAACTTTGAAGAATGTCATCAAGGAACCTGATTTGGGCAAGTGGAATTTATATTTGG TGGGGATACAACACAGAGAAAGAAAGGCAGGAAGCTGA